In Flavivirga abyssicola, the following are encoded in one genomic region:
- the pdxH gene encoding pyridoxamine 5'-phosphate oxidase — translation MEKDLGNYRKPYEKYELLLKDVPENPMELFQKWFHEVDKFFIENETNAMTISTIGLDGFPKNRIVLLKRYTYEGFIFYTNYDSEKGKAIAQNPNVCLSFFWHGAERQIIIKGQAEKIAENLSDGYFESRPRGSQLGALVSNQSQIIESRDALEKKLSELENEFEGKEIPRPANWGGYIVKPVEIEFWQGRPNRLHDRVRFRLQNDYNWKIDRLSP, via the coding sequence ATGGAAAAAGATTTAGGAAATTATAGAAAACCTTACGAGAAGTACGAACTACTTTTAAAAGATGTACCAGAAAATCCAATGGAATTATTCCAAAAATGGTTTCATGAGGTAGATAAATTTTTTATTGAAAATGAAACTAATGCCATGACTATTTCTACCATTGGCTTAGATGGTTTTCCTAAGAATAGAATTGTATTATTAAAACGCTACACATATGAAGGCTTTATTTTTTATACCAATTATGATAGCGAAAAAGGAAAAGCAATAGCTCAAAATCCAAATGTGTGTTTGTCCTTTTTTTGGCATGGTGCAGAACGTCAAATTATCATTAAAGGACAAGCTGAAAAGATTGCAGAGAATTTAAGTGATGGCTATTTTGAATCTAGACCCAGGGGAAGTCAGTTGGGCGCTTTAGTTTCGAATCAAAGTCAAATTATAGAAAGTAGAGATGCTCTTGAAAAAAAACTTTCAGAATTAGAGAATGAGTTTGAAGGAAAAGAAATACCAAGACCAGCTAATTGGGGTGGGTATATTGTTAAGCCTGTGGAAATTGAATTTTGGCAAGGTCGACCTAATAGATTACACGATAGGGTAAGATTTAGACTTCAAAATGATTACAATTGGAAAATTGACCGATTATCTCCTTGA
- a CDS encoding DUF3291 domain-containing protein, protein MSELHLAQVNVAKRLAPMDDPIMQGFVNNLDRINALADESEGFVWRLKDEDKDLGAQIFQDDKLLINMSVWENLEALFNYTYKSGHIEVFKRKKEWFGKMKMMHMAFWYVPKGYEPTFQDAKNRLDYLNKHGDTPYAFSFKSKFTVSESLNYKPIL, encoded by the coding sequence ATGAGTGAACTACATCTTGCCCAAGTAAATGTTGCAAAGCGATTAGCCCCGATGGACGACCCTATTATGCAAGGTTTTGTAAACAACTTGGATAGAATTAATGCTTTGGCAGACGAAAGTGAGGGTTTTGTTTGGCGTTTAAAAGATGAGGACAAGGATTTAGGCGCTCAAATTTTCCAAGACGATAAATTACTTATTAATATGTCTGTATGGGAAAATTTAGAAGCGCTATTTAATTATACCTATAAATCGGGCCATATAGAAGTTTTTAAGCGTAAAAAAGAATGGTTTGGTAAAATGAAAATGATGCACATGGCATTCTGGTATGTTCCTAAAGGTTACGAACCCACATTTCAAGATGCTAAAAATAGATTAGATTACTTAAATAAGCATGGTGATACGCCTTATGCTTTTAGTTTTAAAAGCAAATTCACAGTATCAGAGTCATTAAATTACAAACCTATTTTGTAA
- a CDS encoding CAP domain-containing protein: MKSLIKLPLLVLFAVLTFSSCSTDSIDDKADAIELSLVEQEAKDIEIEILKRINDYRISLGLNALNDMSVVKSVAFSHTDYMVDKNEVSHDNFFTRSNYLKSNAGAEKVSENVAYGYSSAETVVKAWIKSEGHRGTIEGDFTNFDISAEKNENGRWYFTNIFIKK; this comes from the coding sequence ATGAAGTCATTAATTAAACTACCTTTATTGGTATTGTTTGCTGTGTTGACATTTTCTTCTTGTTCAACAGACAGCATTGATGACAAGGCAGATGCTATTGAATTAAGCCTTGTTGAACAAGAAGCAAAAGACATTGAAATAGAAATACTTAAGCGTATTAACGATTATAGAATATCATTGGGTTTAAATGCCTTAAATGATATGTCTGTTGTTAAATCTGTAGCATTTAGCCATACAGACTATATGGTAGATAAAAATGAAGTATCACACGATAATTTTTTTACTCGCAGTAATTATTTAAAATCGAATGCTGGTGCTGAGAAAGTATCTGAAAATGTTGCTTATGGATATAGTTCTGCAGAAACTGTTGTTAAAGCTTGGATTAAAAGTGAAGGACACAGAGGAACCATTGAAGGCGATTTTACAAACTTTGATATTTCAGCAGAGAAAAATGAAAATGGAAGATGGTATTTTACAAACATCTTTATTAAAAAATAA
- a CDS encoding IS4 family transposase — protein sequence MRKKVSVHSLLKLIGNDFLTSLALETGTNYKSKKLQGEVVFKLLLMSLLDDKKISLRLMEKTFSNNLFKLYSGIEKGQTIRHSSLSERISVINSEYFERIHAHVYELSEQYFDTEQEPYNIRQFDSTSLSLSAKLLKKGMVNGLKNKKGEHGKKQIKFTVGLTNNLPSNIRFYNEQKHLAEDLTLREAILNANIKGTEVVVFDRGLKKRTTFQEFNQLDIFFVTRINPTKSIKVIEQNRLGNSIETDTLNIFSDERVYLYHQNKSLLKKPFRLIRSHSKQTREELLFLTNIEDLNADDVTEIYKRRWDIEVFFKFIKQHLHFKHLVNQSENGIKVMMYMTMIVGILLLLYKKLNNVKSYKIAKYEFTEELNMEIIREIVVICEGDPRKSDIFDTS from the coding sequence ATGAGAAAAAAAGTTAGTGTTCACAGTTTATTAAAACTAATAGGCAATGATTTTTTAACGTCTTTGGCCTTGGAGACGGGTACAAACTATAAATCAAAAAAGTTACAAGGCGAAGTTGTTTTCAAATTATTGCTGATGTCCCTTTTAGACGATAAAAAGATCAGTTTGCGTCTCATGGAGAAAACATTTTCCAACAACCTATTCAAGCTTTATTCTGGAATAGAAAAAGGTCAGACCATTAGGCACAGTAGCTTGTCAGAGCGTATTTCCGTTATAAACTCAGAGTATTTCGAAAGGATACATGCCCATGTTTATGAGCTTTCCGAACAATACTTTGATACAGAACAGGAGCCCTACAATATTCGCCAATTTGATTCAACAAGCCTGTCCCTTTCTGCCAAACTATTAAAAAAAGGGATGGTCAACGGGCTGAAGAACAAGAAAGGTGAGCATGGCAAGAAACAGATAAAATTCACTGTTGGCCTGACCAACAACCTGCCGAGCAATATTCGTTTTTATAACGAACAGAAGCACTTAGCAGAAGACCTGACCTTACGTGAAGCGATTCTTAATGCCAATATCAAGGGTACAGAGGTAGTCGTTTTTGATAGAGGTTTAAAGAAAAGAACAACGTTTCAAGAATTCAACCAGTTGGACATCTTCTTTGTCACAAGAATAAACCCGACAAAGAGTATAAAGGTCATTGAGCAAAATAGGTTGGGAAACAGTATTGAGACCGATACTCTAAATATCTTTAGTGATGAGAGGGTATACTTGTACCATCAGAACAAATCACTTTTAAAGAAACCCTTCAGGCTTATAAGGTCACATTCAAAGCAGACAAGGGAAGAGTTACTGTTCCTGACTAATATAGAAGATTTAAATGCGGATGATGTTACCGAGATTTATAAAAGACGTTGGGACATTGAAGTGTTCTTTAAGTTCATAAAGCAGCACTTGCATTTTAAGCATCTTGTCAACCAAAGTGAAAACGGAATCAAGGTCATGATGTATATGACCATGATTGTTGGGATACTTTTATTGCTTTACAAAAAACTAAACAATGTAAAGAGTTATAAAATAGCTAAATACGAATTTACCGAGGAACTAAATATGGAAATAATAAGAGAAATAGTAGTGATTTGCGAGGGAGATCCACGCAAATCTGATATATTTGATACCTCTTAA
- a CDS encoding ribonuclease Z, with translation MKLTILGCYSATPRTLNNTTSQVLEINNHMFLIDCGEGTQVQLRKHKIKFNRIKHIFISHLHGDHFFGLVGLISTFRLLTREADLHIYGPKGIKEVVTLQMKLADSWTNYNLIFHELTSNKSELIFEDEKVLVHTVPLNHRVYTNGFLFQEKEGDRKLKIEAVEAANINVAYYRKLTQGFDVVNENGETIKNESVTKAGLKPKSYAFCSDTMYKEDIVPIIKNVDVLYHESTFLEKHAHLGPKTKHSTAKEAATIAKLANAGTLLLGHYSTRYDGLNAFKEEAQEVFDNVELCEDGKTFEF, from the coding sequence ATGAAGCTCACTATTTTAGGCTGTTATAGCGCTACCCCAAGAACACTAAACAATACCACATCCCAAGTATTAGAGATTAACAACCATATGTTTTTAATAGATTGTGGAGAAGGTACTCAAGTACAGCTTCGTAAGCACAAAATAAAGTTTAATCGTATTAAGCACATATTTATATCACATTTACATGGGGATCATTTTTTTGGTTTAGTTGGTTTAATATCTACCTTTAGATTACTTACCAGAGAAGCAGATTTACATATTTATGGGCCAAAAGGAATTAAAGAAGTTGTTACTTTACAAATGAAGTTAGCCGATTCCTGGACTAATTATAATCTTATCTTTCATGAACTAACTTCAAATAAGTCAGAATTGATCTTTGAAGACGAAAAGGTTCTGGTACATACAGTTCCTCTAAATCATCGGGTTTACACCAATGGATTTTTATTTCAAGAAAAAGAAGGGGATCGTAAGTTAAAAATTGAAGCAGTAGAGGCCGCTAATATCAATGTTGCTTATTATAGAAAACTAACCCAGGGTTTTGATGTTGTAAACGAAAACGGGGAAACTATAAAAAATGAATCTGTTACAAAAGCTGGTTTAAAACCAAAAAGCTATGCGTTTTGTAGTGATACTATGTATAAAGAAGATATAGTCCCTATTATAAAAAATGTAGATGTACTGTATCATGAATCTACCTTTTTAGAAAAACATGCCCATTTAGGGCCTAAAACAAAGCACTCTACTGCAAAAGAAGCAGCTACAATAGCCAAATTAGCTAATGCAGGTACATTATTGCTTGGACATTATTCAACGCGTTACGATGGCTTAAACGCTTTTAAAGAAGAAGCCCAAGAAGTTTTTGATAATGTGGAGTTATGTGAAGATGGAAAAACTTTTGAGTTTTAA